One Lentimicrobiaceae bacterium DNA segment encodes these proteins:
- the mqnB gene encoding futalosine hydrolase encodes MKVLIAVADKSEINTFLKKCKCLANSDNDFFSCSFNNVDVDILITGVGAIPMAVKITQKLLTDTYSLAINVGVCGAYNRELPLGEVVVVAENYIPELGYTENGIFSSVTELKIVKQNEFPFVNSAIRLDADIYKTIPALINFKQVTSNTVSLMHADTQKALSYRADTKADIETMEGASFMYACKYANVPFVEIRAVSNYAEKRDKDKWNMELAIGNLSEILELIIGD; translated from the coding sequence ATGAAGGTATTAATTGCTGTTGCAGATAAATCGGAGATAAATACATTTTTGAAGAAATGTAAATGCCTTGCTAATTCAGATAACGATTTTTTTTCTTGTAGTTTCAATAATGTTGATGTAGATATTCTTATCACAGGTGTTGGTGCAATTCCTATGGCGGTTAAGATAACGCAAAAATTGCTGACAGACACTTATTCGTTAGCTATAAATGTTGGTGTTTGCGGTGCATATAATAGAGAGTTGCCCTTAGGTGAAGTCGTTGTAGTTGCCGAAAACTACATTCCCGAATTAGGTTACACCGAAAACGGAATTTTTAGTTCAGTCACCGAACTCAAAATTGTAAAACAAAACGAATTTCCTTTTGTTAATTCGGCAATCAGGTTAGATGCAGATATTTACAAAACAATTCCTGCACTAATCAATTTCAAGCAGGTTACATCAAACACTGTAAGTTTAATGCACGCCGATACTCAAAAGGCGCTTAGCTATCGTGCCGACACCAAAGCTGATATTGAAACCATGGAAGGTGCAAGTTTTATGTATGCTTGCAAATATGCCAATGTGCCTTTTGTTGAAATTAGAGCCGTATCAAATTACGCTGAAAAACGCGATAAAGACAAATGGAATATGGAACTTGCTATTGGCAATTTGAGTGAAATACTTGAATTAATCATCGGTGATTAG
- a CDS encoding 1,4-dihydroxy-6-naphthoate synthase translates to MKLTLGISPCPNDTFIFDALVNKQIKIDDIEIECYFHDIEKLNTLAENSTYDISKLSFGAFFNLTDRYKMLRVGSAMGFGTGPLLIGKHKTFLKSLEGKRIAIPGKKTTAYLLLKLCADIDFIPVEMIFSEIEDAIIKGEVDAGVIIHESRFTYASKGLNLIHDLGNAWELQTSAPVPLGTIAISNKVDRKYVPIIEDAIQKSIDVAYKHGGISDFVRNHAQEISDEVMQNHINLYVNEYSNYIPDKGLHAVETMFDLAFEKGFIKQKPDSILA, encoded by the coding sequence ATGAAACTCACACTTGGCATATCACCGTGTCCTAATGATACTTTCATCTTTGATGCATTAGTCAATAAGCAAATCAAAATTGATGATATAGAAATTGAATGTTATTTTCACGATATTGAAAAACTAAATACGCTTGCCGAAAACAGTACTTACGACATTAGCAAATTGAGTTTCGGAGCTTTTTTTAATTTAACTGATAGATACAAAATGCTTAGAGTAGGCTCTGCAATGGGTTTTGGTACAGGACCGCTTTTGATTGGCAAACACAAAACATTTCTTAAAAGTTTGGAAGGCAAAAGAATTGCAATCCCCGGCAAAAAAACGACAGCATATTTATTATTAAAATTATGTGCCGATATTGATTTTATTCCTGTTGAAATGATTTTCTCCGAAATAGAAGATGCAATTATAAAAGGTGAAGTTGATGCCGGAGTGATTATCCACGAGAGTAGGTTTACTTATGCAAGCAAAGGATTGAACTTAATCCACGACTTAGGAAATGCTTGGGAATTGCAAACTTCGGCTCCTGTGCCTTTAGGAACAATAGCTATAAGCAATAAAGTCGATCGTAAATATGTGCCTATTATTGAAGATGCCATTCAAAAAAGCATAGATGTTGCCTATAAACATGGCGGAATTAGCGATTTTGTGAGAAATCACGCGCAAGAAATTAGCGATGAAGTAATGCAAAACCACATAAATCTATACGTAAACGAGTATAGTAATTACATTCCCGATAAAGGTCTGCACGCTGTTGAAACCATGTTTGATTTGGCTTTTGAAAAAGGTTTCATAAAACAAAAACCTGATTCTATTTTGGCGTAA